Proteins co-encoded in one Sulfuricaulis limicola genomic window:
- the erpA gene encoding iron-sulfur cluster insertion protein ErpA, whose protein sequence is MSAAMPEMPSPLMFTESAANKVKELIEEEKNPALMLRVFVSGGGCSGFQYGFTFEENANEDDTRVEKNGVTLLIDPLSFQYLAGAEIDFQEGVQGAQFVIKNPNAKTTCGCGSSFNT, encoded by the coding sequence ATGAGTGCTGCCATGCCTGAAATGCCGTCCCCCCTGATGTTTACCGAAAGCGCGGCAAACAAGGTGAAAGAATTGATCGAAGAGGAAAAGAATCCGGCGCTGATGCTGCGGGTGTTTGTCTCCGGCGGCGGCTGCTCGGGATTCCAGTACGGTTTTACCTTCGAAGAGAACGCCAACGAGGACGATACGCGCGTGGAAAAGAACGGCGTGACGCTGCTGATCGATCCGCTCAGCTTCCAGTACCTGGCGGGCGCAGAAATCGATTTCCAGGAAGGCGTCCAAGGCGCGCAGTTCGTGATCAAGAACCCGAATGCCAAGACCACCTGCGGTTGCGGTTCTTCCTTCAACACCTGA
- a CDS encoding bactofilin family protein, producing MLNALGKKPSDKPCNTIDTLVGAKTELKGDIVFTGGLRVDGKVRGNITAKGDANSTLVLSENAVVTGNVTVPHIITNGAIKGNVRAAERIELQNKAEISGDVYYRVIEMALGAVVNGNLVREAVEAGRDNPQKGTVTRLKSAGENGLDVED from the coding sequence ATGCTGAATGCTCTGGGAAAGAAACCGAGCGACAAACCGTGCAACACCATCGACACCCTGGTTGGCGCGAAAACGGAATTGAAGGGCGATATCGTGTTCACCGGCGGCCTGCGCGTGGACGGAAAGGTCCGCGGCAATATCACGGCCAAGGGCGATGCCAACAGCACCTTGGTGCTGAGCGAGAACGCCGTGGTGACCGGCAACGTCACGGTGCCGCACATCATCACCAACGGCGCGATCAAGGGCAACGTGCGCGCCGCCGAACGCATTGAGCTCCAGAACAAGGCGGAAATATCCGGTGATGTCTATTACCGGGTGATTGAAATGGCCCTGGGGGCGGTGGTCAACGGCAACCTGGTGCGCGAGGCGGTTGAAGCCGGTCGCGACAATCCCCAGAAGGGAACCGTGACTCGCCTGAAATCGGCCGGAGAAAATGGTCTGGATGTCGAAGACTAG
- a CDS encoding DUF6776 family protein, with product MIDLNKPGELIIKQRYSPRMKLLLAVMAAVALLASAGFIYNYGLNRAGFERQSAQETQQTLQDDMRKLQDENRELQESLARSQRTIQMDQAAYQDLDKSLKASAQEIVKLREELNFYRNIISPADKKSGLRIQNLYIEPAGAANQFRYKLVLIQALKHESTVQGRAIIEISGMQVGEDTLLRFPAANERPIQVNFKYFQDIEGKLELPRNFQPKRVKVYITTSGGTSLAEATYAWPLG from the coding sequence ATGATCGATCTCAACAAACCCGGCGAACTGATCATCAAGCAGCGCTACTCGCCGCGCATGAAGCTGCTGCTGGCGGTGATGGCGGCGGTGGCGCTGCTGGCGTCCGCCGGATTCATCTACAACTACGGCCTCAACCGCGCCGGGTTCGAACGCCAGTCGGCGCAGGAGACGCAGCAGACCTTGCAGGACGATATGCGCAAGCTCCAGGACGAAAACCGCGAGCTGCAGGAGTCGCTGGCGCGCTCGCAGCGCACCATCCAGATGGACCAGGCGGCCTACCAGGATCTCGACAAGTCGCTCAAGGCCTCGGCGCAGGAGATCGTGAAACTGCGTGAAGAGCTGAATTTCTACCGCAACATCATCTCGCCGGCCGACAAGAAGAGCGGCCTGCGCATCCAGAACCTCTACATCGAGCCGGCCGGCGCCGCGAACCAGTTCCGTTACAAGCTGGTGCTGATCCAGGCACTGAAGCATGAGAGCACGGTCCAGGGCCGGGCGATCATCGAGATCAGCGGCATGCAGGTGGGCGAGGACACGCTGTTGCGCTTCCCGGCGGCGAACGAACGCCCGATCCAGGTGAACTTCAAGTATTTTCAGGACATCGAGGGCAAGCTGGAATTGCCGAGGAATTTCCAGCCCAAGCGCGTCAAGGTCTATATCACGACTTCCGGCGGGACATCCCTGGCGGAGGCGACCTACGCCTGGCCGCTGGGGTAG
- the argC gene encoding N-acetyl-gamma-glutamyl-phosphate reductase, translated as MIKIGIIGGTGYTGVELLRLLAAHPQADLRVITSRGEAGKKVADLFPNLRGHVKLAFTEPDTKALAGCDVVFSATPNGVAMTHARELLKAGVKLIDLAADFRLKDPALWEKWYGVPHACPELLEEAVYGLPEVNREKIREARLVANPGCYPTAVQLGFLPLLENGLVDVQHLIADAKSGVSGAGRKAETHLLFSEAADTMKAYGVAGHRHWPEIRQGLEAVLGKSVGLTFVPHLTPMIRGIHATLYARLTLPGADLQSLYEQRYANEPFVDVMPAGSHPETRSVRVSNVCRIAVHRPQGGDTVVVLSVIDNLVKGAAGQAVQNMNILFGLDERAGLRQAGVLP; from the coding sequence ATGATCAAAATCGGCATCATCGGCGGCACCGGCTATACCGGCGTGGAATTGCTGCGCCTGCTGGCGGCGCATCCGCAGGCGGATCTGCGGGTGATCACCTCGCGCGGCGAGGCCGGAAAAAAGGTCGCGGACCTGTTTCCCAACCTGCGCGGCCATGTGAAGCTCGCGTTCACCGAACCGGACACGAAAGCCCTCGCTGGTTGCGACGTGGTGTTCTCGGCCACGCCCAACGGCGTGGCCATGACGCATGCGCGCGAGCTGCTCAAGGCCGGTGTGAAGCTCATCGATCTTGCCGCCGACTTCCGTCTGAAAGATCCCGCGCTCTGGGAGAAATGGTACGGCGTGCCGCATGCCTGCCCCGAGTTGCTGGAAGAAGCGGTCTACGGCCTGCCGGAAGTGAACCGGGAGAAAATCAGGGAGGCCCGGCTGGTCGCCAACCCCGGCTGCTATCCGACGGCCGTGCAACTGGGATTTCTCCCGTTGCTGGAAAACGGGTTGGTGGATGTGCAGCATCTGATCGCCGACGCCAAGTCCGGCGTCAGCGGCGCCGGCCGGAAAGCGGAAACGCATCTGCTGTTTTCGGAAGCGGCGGACACGATGAAGGCCTATGGCGTCGCGGGTCATCGTCACTGGCCGGAGATCCGCCAGGGACTCGAGGCGGTGCTGGGCAAATCCGTGGGACTGACCTTCGTGCCGCATCTCACGCCCATGATCCGCGGCATCCACGCGACACTCTATGCGCGGCTCACACTGCCGGGAGCGGACTTGCAGTCATTGTATGAACAGCGTTACGCCAACGAGCCGTTCGTGGACGTGATGCCTGCCGGCAGCCATCCCGAGACGCGTTCCGTGCGGGTCTCCAATGTCTGCCGCATCGCCGTGCACCGGCCGCAGGGCGGCGACACGGTGGTGGTGCTGTCCGTCATCGACAATCTGGTCAAGGGCGCCGCCGGTCAGGCGGTGCAGAACATGAACATCCTGTTCGGGCTGGACGAACGCGCCGGTCTGCGGCAGGCAGGCGTGCTACCCTGA
- a CDS encoding porin, which yields MKKKLLMAAVGAALVAGPMVAAHAAGATLYGHFHMSMDRIDNDVNEEGFMANNSSRFGIKGDEDLGGGLKAIYQVESPIFAADEGTGGFGGTLRNTFMGFAGSWGTVKLGRHDTAYKDLGRKLDNFNEQVGDMRNFIGNAGAYDARVSNMIRYESPNFSGFNAVVQNTSNAGSDAAGNTSNKDTSVGLNFSSGPLFVGAAWNEVGNTGSDNDTTGIRLAGAYTMDAFTIGLLWESLSDMGGVSGADRDAMGLVAAMTMGNNKFKFHWLNADKVDNSATDNGGDMWAIGVDHVFSKTAMVYLNYASVSNDTAGTFTTSSANGGHGDNLTTAAGNDATGISAGYILKF from the coding sequence ATGAAGAAGAAGCTTCTTATGGCAGCCGTCGGCGCCGCGCTGGTTGCCGGACCGATGGTCGCTGCCCACGCGGCCGGTGCAACACTGTATGGCCACTTCCATATGTCGATGGATCGCATTGACAACGATGTCAACGAGGAAGGCTTTATGGCCAACAACTCCTCACGCTTCGGCATCAAGGGCGACGAGGATCTGGGTGGTGGTCTCAAGGCTATCTATCAGGTGGAAAGCCCGATCTTCGCTGCTGACGAAGGCACGGGTGGTTTTGGCGGCACTCTGCGCAACACCTTCATGGGTTTTGCCGGCAGCTGGGGTACGGTCAAGCTCGGTCGCCACGACACCGCCTACAAGGATCTTGGCCGCAAGCTCGACAACTTTAACGAGCAGGTCGGCGACATGCGTAACTTCATCGGTAATGCCGGTGCGTATGATGCCCGTGTCAGCAACATGATCCGTTATGAGAGCCCGAACTTCAGCGGCTTCAACGCGGTGGTGCAGAACACCTCCAACGCCGGTTCTGATGCGGCTGGCAACACATCCAACAAGGATACCAGCGTGGGCCTGAACTTCTCCTCCGGCCCGCTGTTCGTCGGCGCCGCCTGGAACGAAGTAGGCAACACGGGTTCCGACAACGACACGACCGGTATCCGTCTCGCGGGCGCCTATACCATGGATGCCTTCACGATCGGCCTGCTGTGGGAATCGCTGAGCGACATGGGCGGCGTCTCGGGAGCCGACCGTGATGCCATGGGCTTGGTTGCCGCGATGACCATGGGCAACAACAAGTTCAAGTTCCATTGGCTGAATGCCGACAAGGTCGACAATTCGGCGACCGACAACGGCGGTGACATGTGGGCCATCGGCGTGGATCACGTGTTCAGCAAGACCGCCATGGTCTATCTGAACTACGCCTCGGTGAGCAATGACACGGCTGGGACCTTCACCACCTCCAGCGCCAACGGCGGCCATGGTGATAACCTGACAACTGCTGCCGGCAATGACGCGACCGGTATCTCGGCTGGTTATATCCTCAAGTTCTAA
- the rpsI gene encoding 30S ribosomal protein S9 — protein MAQANIHLGTGRRKTSTARVYLKPGKGEIKINSKSLDEYFGRETARMIVRQPFVAVDMENKFDIMVNVAGGGPSGQAGAIRHGITRALMAYDESLRPALRKAGYVTRDSRAVERKKYGLHKARKRPQYSKR, from the coding sequence ATGGCGCAGGCAAACATCCATCTCGGCACCGGGCGGCGCAAGACTTCCACGGCGCGCGTTTATCTCAAGCCCGGCAAGGGCGAGATCAAGATCAACAGCAAGTCGCTCGATGAATATTTCGGCCGTGAAACCGCGCGCATGATCGTGCGCCAGCCGTTCGTGGCGGTGGACATGGAAAACAAATTCGACATCATGGTGAATGTCGCTGGCGGCGGGCCCAGCGGCCAGGCCGGTGCCATCCGTCATGGCATCACGCGCGCGCTGATGGCCTACGATGAATCGCTGCGCCCCGCGCTGCGCAAGGCCGGTTATGTCACGCGCGACTCGCGCGCCGTGGAGCGCAAGAAATACGGCCTGCACAAGGCGCGCAAGCGTCCGCAGTACTCCAAGCGCTGA
- the rplM gene encoding 50S ribosomal protein L13, protein MKTFSAKQESVKRDWYVIDATGKVLGRVATEIARRLRGKHKAEYTPHVDTGDYIIVINADKLQVTGKKSRDKIYHRYSGYQSGLKATSFQDMMKKAPGDVIETAVRGMLPKNPLGRQMFRKLKVYRGANHRHTAQNPKVLEI, encoded by the coding sequence ATGAAAACATTTTCCGCAAAACAGGAAAGCGTCAAGCGCGACTGGTATGTGATTGATGCCACCGGCAAGGTGCTCGGGCGCGTCGCGACCGAAATCGCGCGGCGTCTGCGCGGCAAGCACAAGGCCGAATATACCCCGCACGTCGATACCGGCGACTACATCATCGTCATCAATGCCGACAAACTGCAGGTGACGGGCAAGAAAAGTCGCGACAAAATTTATCATCGCTATTCCGGTTACCAGAGTGGTCTGAAGGCCACGAGCTTCCAGGACATGATGAAAAAGGCCCCGGGTGACGTCATCGAAACCGCCGTGCGCGGCATGCTCCCGAAGAACCCCCTCGGCCGGCAGATGTTCCGCAAGCTCAAGGTCTACCGCGGCGCGAATCACCGGCATACGGCACAGAACCCCAAGGTTCTGGAAATCTAA